A part of Helicoverpa zea isolate HzStark_Cry1AcR chromosome 17, ilHelZeax1.1, whole genome shotgun sequence genomic DNA contains:
- the LOC124638331 gene encoding uncharacterized protein LOC124638331 has protein sequence MAHTDVSLTNLLNKIAEEQNYKNPDITINEISSGGANYTSKLFTVVLRAQNKEDLHLFAKVAVMSEKMRTEASESNTPINIFDTERFAYTKLWKIYSALEDKNGVPEEHRLLYTKCYGFDETVYQEKLVLENLLTQGYGPFDRFKSVDWAYASAAISECAKLHALSFAFRKENPDEFQKFLDMTKMDWADMKMGPTLDNCVKSALKLIKPQNKQAFENMLKNPLDMMVKLYTPVRTNAIIHGDFRGNNLLHRVREDGKLDIKVLDLQTLQAGSPATDLVYFIIAGTDEQFRAQYYDKLIEHYYSELSASLRRLHLNPHEVYSREDFDYELKEKLPYGLVLATFHLAVVLVDEEKAPQVDENLRVDSFNVENNSDLYSERLNGIVNDYVKWGILK, from the exons ATGGCGCACACAGACGTTTCCTTGACGAACTTGTTGAACAAAATCGCTGAAGAACAAAATTACAAGAACCCTGATATCACCATCAATGAAATATCAAGTGGCGGAGCAAACTACACCTCTAAACTATTCACAGTGGTACTACGAGCACAGAATAAAGAAGATCTTCATTTATTTGCTAAAGTCGCAGTGATGAGTGAAAAAATGCGCACTGAAGCATCTGAAAGCAACACACCTATAAACATTTTTGACACTGAACGATTTGCCTACACGAAACTATGGAAGATTTATTCAGCCTTAGAAGACAAGAACGGAGTACCTGAAGAGCACAGACTGTTGTACACCAAGTGCTACGGGTTTGATGAGACGGTGTATCAAGAGAAACTGGTGCTGGAGAACTTGCTGACGCAGGGCTACGGACCCTTCGACAGGTTCAAGTCAGTGGACTGGGCGTACGCATCTGCCGCAATTTCAGAATGTGCCAAATTACATGCACTTTCGTTCGCGTTCAGGAAAGAAAATCCAGATGAGTTTCAAAAGTTTTTGGATATGACAAAAATGGATTGGGCTGATATGAAAATGGGCCCTACATTGGATAACTGTGTTAAATCGgcattgaaattaataaaaccacAGAACAAGCAAGCATTCGAGAACATGTTGAAAAATCCACTTGACATGATGGTGAAGTTGTACACTCCTGTTCGTACTAATGCCATTATCCATGGAGACTTCAGGGGCAACAACCTGTTGCACAGAGTGCGCGAG GATGGCAAACTAGATATAAAGGTGTTGGACCTCCAGACCCTGCAGGCTGGCAGCCCGGCCACAGACCTCGTCTACTTCATCATCGCAGGTACCGACGAGCAGTTCCGTGCCCAGTACTATGACAAGCTGATCGAGCACTACTACTCAGAGCTCAGCGCTTCCCTGAGGAGGCTGCACCTCAACCCTCACGAAGTGTACTCCCGGGAGGACTTTGATTATGAACTAAAAGAG aaactaccgtatggactgGTTCTTGCTACGTTTCACTTAGCCGTCGTGTTGGTGGATGAAGAGAAGGCGCCTCAAGTTGACGAGAACCTGCGGGTAGACTCCTTCAACGTTGAAAATAACAGCGATTTGTATAGCGAGAGGCTCAATGGAATCGTCAATGATTATGTCAAGTGGGGAATCCTGAAGTAA